The Osmerus mordax isolate fOsmMor3 chromosome 5, fOsmMor3.pri, whole genome shotgun sequence DNA window gcttggatgactgcaaatttccttcttctaaattcggataaaaccgaggttcaaattttcggtcctaaaaaatatagaaataattttcccaatctgaccttagacctagacggcgtcaaaatctctcaaagccagctagtaaaaaatttaggagtcacaatggacccagacctttcgtttgagtaccatattaagcaaattaccagaactgcatttttccatctacgtaatattgccaaaatacgaaaatttctctcaaaggatgatgccgaaaaactaatacatgcatttgttacgtcccgattggactattgcaatgtgttgttctctggcctcccaattacaaaatgtgcaaaatgctgctgctagactactgaccagatcaagaaagtttgatcacataacatctactcttatctctctacactggctccctatccaagccagagctgacttcaaagttctactactaacatacaaatctctgcatggattggcaccactgtacctctccggtctccttgcaccctattgccccgcaaggacacttagatctcaagatgccggctatctggtggttcccaaagttaagaaaaagacagctggaggtagggcgttctcatatagagcacctctactctggaacaaattacccgtctcaattaaggagtctgatactgtttcgacattaaaaattaggttaaaaacgttattgtttagtcaattctacgactgttaaaggtaagtatgttactagttggaggcaatgggggacgggttgcttccatccttattctataagtataacttattttagagttctcttcccctggaacagatttcatgttccaaatgggggggctgtcgctgtcttggtgtgtggggttgcatcaaattccccttttttgctgtgttaaattgctgcaccagtccacacttgaccggtggggatctcattctattatgactgtaactgttatctgctcctggcatcctctaatccctgctctcctctctctgtccccccccacacacatcccttgtggtgtggggggtttgagttgtcagcacctgcctggtcgtcggtcagccaacgctgtcCTACATctttaaagttgaacaatggattttggtgttttaaaaacccaccgacactgtataactatgtttagcctgtgttctgctcctctctctcaccaaccgtctctggaggaggggatccctctctgaattgctcctcccaaggtttcttccatttttctcctgttgagagttttttgggagtttttccttgtcttccttgagggtttaggttggttgaggggcagttctatgggcatatgtgaagccctctgtgacatgcttgcgtgtaaaaagggctatacaaataaatttgatttgatttgatatacacacagaaggaccaaacaAACGAAAGCCTCACACAACAGGTGGGTTCACAGGAGACATACGCATCTTACTCACACAAAGAAGAATGGAGTCAAGTGGACTGTCATGTGCTTGGGTTTTCAACAGAGAAGAagttaatgatgatgatgacaccgATTGTAAGTATATCTCCTAACTGCTGGTGTCTCCCCTAGGATATCTGTGTGATTATTATGATGAGGAAGTCTCCAGGTCTATCTCCGTGGCTCGGACCAATTTTTGCTATTTGATTTTCTTCATTTCTTTCATCTTTTCATGAAAGTGTCAATCTTGTGCTTGTATATACCTCCCATAAATAAATCCATGCTTGAAATCAGTGTGTGTTGACTTGTATCTATTGATTGTTGGGACAATTACATACATTAGTGTCATTATCGCAAACCTGAAAATAATCACAGCCATGGTGAACCTTGGTGAAAAATGTTTATAAGGTTAGAAATGGTGGTGGGTGTTTTATAGTGAGAAGGCAAACTCTTAACAGACTGATGTTGGTATCTCACAATACCACAAAGCTACTGTTGATCTGTCTAGTGTCAGTTGAGGGCTGCGGGTCCTTTCAATACCTCTTGGCTGTGCAAAGGACAGCTATTTCACATctcttttctttattttcttaCTTGAAAATGCCAAGGCCGTTGGAGGAGTTGGTGTTAATGTCAAGATACCCAAAAGAAGGCAACAACTGAATTGCAAGCCAACTCTTCAAGTGCCGAGGAAGTGAAAacgtttattatattattaattATCAATTTTCTCATTACTTTACGTGTACTTGAAGCAAAATGGTTGCCTAATGCCTAAATCAATGTATTGTGTTTCAATTTAGCTTATGTTGGGAATATCACCAATCCTGTGAACAAATCAAGCTTAATGGTATTTCAGAGTTTGTCAAACTTGAAAACAGGTCACTTTGAACTTAACAGAAGAGTTAATACTTCAAACATCTGGTTGTACAATAATCATGTGATGATGAAACATTGTAGAGCTGTTGTCTCTTCCACCCCCTCAAAATCACAGTGGACTATTGAGCAGACTGCAGCCTATTATCCGCACTGCTGAAAAGGTGATCGgatgcaatctgcctaccctcgaggtcCCCGAGGCGAGCGAGGacgattgtggccgactcctcccaccctggacactctgttCCAGCcattcccctccggcagaaggctggggtccatcaggaccaaaacgtCATGCCAAAAGAAGTTTCTTCCCACCCACTGACATAACACTTGTATCTATTATATACATATAGTCCATCCACCACCTATTTGCACATTATATTGCACCATTTTATATTGATATGTTTTATATCTTACATATTGTTGGCGCTAGTATTAAACTTTACATCTTCTACTTTTAAAATTAAGATCCATATTATtgaatgcaccttcctgcctcaGTAAATTGTGTAAACCTACATAGCAATAAAGCCAATTTGAGAAGAAAAGGCCTTGATCCTAGTTTGCATTTCAAGTGCCAGCAATAATTACTTAGACGAAAGAACACTATGACCAAGACGTTTGACACGGAAGGCATTTGTCTTTTGGTTTAAACAGtgaggtggctcttaaaagagcctttgtgggTTTCGAGATCACAGACAAGTCGACAAGTCTAGGCGCGCTCTCCGCGGATGCGGCGGGCCAGCTGGATGTCCTTGGGCATGATGGTGACCCTCTTAGCGTGGATGGCGCACAGATTGGTGTCCTCGAACAGACCGACCAGGTAAGCCTCGCTGGCCTCCTGCAGAGCCATCACGGCGGAGCTCTGGAACCGCAGGTCAGTCTTGAAGTCCTGGGCGATTTCCCTCACCAGGCGCTGGAAGGGCAGCTTGCGAATAAGCAGCTCGGTAGACTTCTGGTAACGACGGATCTCTCTCAGAGCCACGGTCCCGGGCCTGTAACGATGGGGCTTCTTCACGCCACCGGTAGCTGGCGCGCTCTTACGAGCAGCCTTGGTGGCGAGCTGCTTTCTGGGGGCTTTGCCACCGGTAGATTTACGAGCGGTCTGCTTGGTTCTGGCCATGATACTTGTCTTCTCGTCTCCGAGTTGAAGTGAAGTCCTAGCAGAAAGAATAAGTACAAGTTTATATCGTCGGTTTGTCGTCCGCTGATTGGACTTCTCTCCCGAGCAGACTGATTGGAAGACCGTCGACACCTTCTCCTTTGGCAATTGGACGCGGGGACCTAGCGTCCGTTCCCACCCACACTTGAAACCTTCTGGCTCCGCTCTAATCCTTCGCACTGCTGCGCCCAGTGGCGGGCACGTAGTCGTTTAATGAATAAGTACATTAATAAACATGCGGCCTAAATTCATTCTTGCATTTGAAATCGACCTTGTCCACACCAATGACAACCTGAACATACAGTATTAAATGATGTCAAATTACTGCGCATATTAACCCAAAGTAATCCAGCATTTTCTTGACCATTCCTATGGAATGCGCACTGGTTTATACATGTGGAATGAACAGCACAGCAAACCATGTAGGTTTACTTACAGTGGGAGAACTTATAAAAGTGGTTCCAACGTGGCGATAGTCTTATTCTATTATTGATTGTGGCTTTTAATTGACCGAGTACAATACAACACTATCTACTGAGAAGTAAAAAACAATGCGCTTTTGAAGAGTGTagtgggtggctcttaaaagagcctttggggaAAGTGAAACCAAGGTTTAGTCTTTACTTGGCCTTAACGGCCTTCTCGGTCTTCTTGGGGAGAAGCACCGCCTGGATATTGGGCAGCACTCCACCTTGAGCGATCGTAACGCCACCGAGGAGTTTGTTGAGCTCCTCGTCGTTGCGGACGGCCAGCTGCAGGTGACGGGGAATGATGCGGGTCTTCTTGTTGTCACGAGCCGCGTTGCCGGCCAACTCCAGGATCTCAGCGGTGAGGTACTCAAGGACTGCTGCCAGGTAGACGGGTGCACCAGCTCCCACACGCTGCGCATAGTTGCCCTTGCGGAGAAGCCTGTGAACACGACCCACAGGGAACTGGAGCCCAGCGCGGGACGACCTGGTCTTGGCCTTAGCCCTGGCTTTTCCTCCGGTTTTGCCTCTTCCGCTCATTTTGACTATACGTATGTTTCAAACGAGTTGTGAAAGGGGGCGGTTGGAGCACAGTATTTATAGCATAGATGACGGCAACCGGCGCTCATTGGTTACAATGTCGGTTGGGTCTTGATCTAATCGTAGTTAGCGACACACTCGGGGGTGGAGCCATTCTCTCTTCCCCAGAAGGGGCATTTGCTcgccttgtctccctccctcccctcctcccctctctttgttCATTCAGTCACTCCTCGTTTTCGGCGCCAATCGCATAAATTAATGTGGCATGGGTGGATAAATGAACGGAGAGTCCGCTATACAAATTGTCAATTTGACAACTCCACATATTTACCAGAGATATAGGCCCTAAATGTTGTTTAAACCATGAACATGTACATCCGGACCCTACAATCCACTTTATCTTGTGCCTCATCTTGAAAGGGAAGTTGCCCATAACGATAGTTAATGGAGGTAACGATAGTTAATGGAGGTAACTCCAGTTCTATGAGTGGAGCGGAGCCccataggggagctctgctcctattggtttacccgctgcctagtgcagctaatgactgaagatcaaaatatacacacacctgtcactcacacaggtgcCCTATATAAGGGGGTGACAGCCGTCACTCATCCTCCCAAAAGTATTAATACAGCCGGGTTGAATAAGTCGAGCTGGGCCTGCAGCCCTATGGGGCTCCGCTCCACTCATAGAACTGGAGTTACCTCCATTAACTATCGTTCTATTTCGTGGAGCTCCGACccataggggagctctgctcctattggtttagGCGGAGCGAGCGAGGCCAGATATACCCCCAGCGAGACTAGATCTAAAAGACCCATAATCTCACAAGGCACCGGGAGGACAGACCCTGTGTATTATTTACATCAGCAGTTCTGTCCTCCCGGTCAGGCCgctactgtgacacagagagccgTCCAGGgtgaaaaaaaggagagagtttACTTAAAAACTCATGTTGTTCCTCTCGCCTGCACAACAGCTAAGCTGGAGGGGCaacagaacacatacagtatagacaTCTCAACTGAGAATGTCTGATTGTCCCACACTTGGCGATAAAACCAACGAACAACTCGCATCTAGGGCCCACAAGAACCTCGCGAGTTGTCATCTCGCTGCACCTGATCCACCAGCCATGCTGAGGACAGAATGCGCAAAAGATGAGGAGGAAACGTCCAACAGATAATATCGCACAAATGGTGAAGGCGACGACCAAGACGCTGCTTCACAaatctcctccactcctacaCCCCTGAGGATGGCGGCTGATGCCGCCACTCCTCGGGTGGAATGAGCCCGAAAGCCAGGTGGCACGGGACATCTCATAGACTCGTACGTGAGACCAACAGCCTCGCAGAGCCAgtgagaaagtctctgtttggaGAGTGGCAAGCCAGCCCTCGATCCACCGTAGCAGATCAGTAACTGGGGAGAAGATCTGATGCTTGCTGTGCAGTCCAGATAGCGCGAGAGAGCGCGCACTCGGCACAGGCTATGTAAgggtctttcctcctctccgctgTGCGGAGGTGGGAAAAAAGCTCTCAGTTCGCAGCTTTGAGCCCTGAACGCTCGGCTAATCACCTTGGGGATAAAAGCCGGGTTAGGACGCAACACTGCTCTTGTTCGATCACCCGAGATGATCAAACAATCCGCGCGTGTTGAAAAAGGGCACAAGTCGCTCACTCGCTTAGCCATAGTCAAAGCGAGGAGCAGACTCGTTTTGAGAGAAAGCAGACGTAATGACACATTGTCTATGGGCTCGAAAGGTGGCCCACACAGCGTCTAACACCAGAGATAAATCCCATGTAGGTGTTGACGCTCTCGGAGGTGGCCTGAGCCTACATACCCCAGCCAGAAAACGCTTGACCAGCGGGTGGCTGAACAGTCGTTTTGGCGAACCCTTCGTGACATGCCGAAATGGCAGCCGCGTAAACACGAACCGTGCTCGCGGCTAAGCCCTCGTCAAACAACGATTGTAAGAAACACAAGAACATTTCGACCGGACATGAGACCGGGTCAAGGTTCTGTTTTCCACACCATTGCATAAAGGATCGCCAGCGCGACGTGTACCCTCTAGGAGTAGATTGTGCGCGCGCACTCTGAATGGTCTGAATGACAGCATCAGACAGACCCCTGCGCTCTAAGAGTTCCCTCTCAGTAGCCAAGCCATAAGTGGGCCTCCGATCACTGGAGGGCTCTTCACCAGGCCTCCGGCCTGAGAGAGCGCAtccgtctgatgaggtatgggccAAGGCCCGCCCACCAGCATCCCCATCATCTCCGGGAACCATGGGGCTCCGGGGCGATCGGGGGCTATCAGAATGACCGACAGCCCGTCCGACCTCACCCGAGCCAgcaaggggaggatggaggccagAGGTGGAAATGCGTATAGCAGACCTCTCGGCCAGGAACGGTGCGCGAACGCATCGACTCCAAGCGGAGGTCTGTCCTGTGCGCGCAGCGAGAACCACAGAAGACACTGTGTGTTGGCTCGTGACGCAAACAGATCCACCTGTGCTCGGCCGAAACGTGCCCAGATCAGAGACACGATGGACGGTTTCAACCTCCATTCGTCCTCTCTCGGGCCGCCTCTTGACATCAGGTCCGCTCCCTCGTTGAGCAGACCTGGAATGTGCAGAGCTCTCAGGGAGCGTAGGTGCGTGAAAACCCAAGTCCACACTTCCTCCGCTAAGCGATGAAGTGATGGAGAccgcacccctccctgtctgttgATGTAAGCCACCGTCACCCTGTTGTCGGATCTGACGAGAACGTCTTGATCCTTCAACACCAGCGCGAAATGGCACAAAGTCAGTCGAACCACTTCGAGCTCCAGGAGGTTGATGTGACGCGTCTCTGACggttcccatcttcctcctatCGAGCCCGCCTGACATACTCCACCCCACCCGGTCAAGGACGCGTCCGTAAAGACCGGGTAGAGAGATGTCACCCTGCCCATGTCGACTCCGCGCGCCATGACGCGCGGGTCTTTCCAATGGTTCAGATCGGTTTTGATTGATCTCGGTATCACTAGCAGTCTGCGGCGGTGTCGCACAGGATCCAACCGCAGCTGAGCAAACCATCTCTGCAGCTTGCGCATGTATAACAGGCCTAATGGCATTACTACATGAGCCGCCACCATCAACCCCAATAGGGACATCACCGACAGCGCGGTGATTGTGCGTGAGACCCGGAACGCGCGGAGAGCTATTGAAATAGCCTCTCTCCGTGGCGCCGAAAGTCTGGCTCTCATCCCAACAGTGTCCAAATGGATACCTAGGTAGGTAAACTGTTGAGCGGGCCATGGAGCGCTCTTCTCCCAGTTGACAGCGAACCCCAACTGGCTGAGCTGACTCACCAGTGAGGTCGCGTCCTGGATAGCTCTGTCCGGAGACTGAGCTAGAACTAACAGGTTGTCGAGGTACGCCAGAATGCGTATTCCCCTCCGCCGTAACGGTTCTAGAGCTGCCTCCacgcacttggagaaagttcgaGGAGCCAGCGTGTACCCAAACGGCAGGCGCGTGTACTCGTACTTTTTCCCTTCGAAGGCAAAACGCAGAAATCTCCTGTGCTTCAGTTTGATAGGCACATGGAAATACGCGTCCTTCAGATCTATGCTGATCCCAAAGTCGTTCCGCTGTACAcaagtcagcaaacgctttatcGTCAGCATGCGAAAGGGCCGTTTGGCCACACTCTCGTTGAGCACCCTCAGGTCTAGAATCGGCCTCATCCCCCCGTTTTTCTTGGGAACCAAAAAGTAAGGGGAGTAGAGACCCGAGTTCTCCTGATCTCTGGGGACCGGGATCACTGTCCCTTTGGTCAGCAAGCTCGCTATCTCCGTCCGGAGCGCGAGTGCTTTCAGCGGGCAGGACAAGCGTGTCTCCCTCAGTCCTCTGAAAGGAGGGGGAGTCCGCATGAACTGGATGGCATAAACCTCTCTCAGTATCCTGTCTAGCCAGCTTGGCAGTGAGCATGACTCTCGCCACTCTGCATAACGCAGAGAGAGCGGGCGTGCGTTTACCTGCGGAGCCGTAGACAGGAAACGGCCGTACTCTCGTCTGACCCCAGCCGCCGCTGTGCACCGAATCGGCGGCACAGCCCAAGGTGGGGTCGACTCGTAAGGGCTGGGGCTGCGCCCCCTGACCAAGAGAGGTCTGAGCTCCGTCTGAGCTATGAGCTTCAAGAGGTCTCACAGCGCGGCCAGAACCCGGGGCGCACAGCCGCAGTGATGGCTCTTGTAACGTGACAACAGTGTCACACGCTGTGTCAAGGTGCACAGAGACGGGTAGCGGTCTGGCCACACGCTTGCTAGCTGGGCCAGACTCCGCTACGAGTGCGGTGCTTGATGGTTCGGCGTCACTCGTTGAGGACAACTCGCGAACCAAAACCAACTCATTAGCCCGCTCGACAACAGTACGAGTGCTCAGCTCTGTACTCGTCGAAAACGTAAGAGGCACTGAATGGAACACTTGTCTTTCAGGGAAAGGGTAAAGTGGAGGTCCAAGCCTCTTTACTTCATTCAGATAGACCGGGGTGGGGACCGAAGCCTCGGTCCCCGCCGCCAGTCacgctctcctctttcttccccctccGCCACCACGCCAGCTGGCATTAGGTGGGCGGCTGTGACCCGctctctcggggggaacagGTGCCGCGGGAGGAGCAGCCTGCGTCGCAGCGGCCGCTCGGGCCACCGGACGGCAAGCTCGTTTCCTCCTGCTTTGCGAGGCACCGGAGGAAACAGAGAAGGGAGCAGCGTTAGGTTTCTTCTGCAGGGGCATATGCCCTAGCAggtgcttcctctcctcctccaggcgcgAGAAGCGTTCGGAGGCTGACGCCACAGCCGGTCCGAACAGGCCCTCGCTAGCCACGGGAGCGTTGAGCAGGGCGGACTTGTCCGCCTCTCTCATGGCTGTTAGCGACAGCCACAGGTGGCGATGAACCACAACGCTGTTGCCCATCGCCTGCCAGCGCAAATCGCTGCCCCCTGATTCAGGTGGAGCGCGGCAGATGCCATCCTGGCAACCCACGACGTCTCCTCGGCCGACAGTCCCTCAGGCCTCTCCGTGGAGAGTTTGGAGGCCGCCGCCGTCAGAAGGGCGGCGTTCCCAGAGGCAGCCGCTGCCTGCGCACCCCAGACATACGCCTTGTCTGCCAGAGAGACAGTAAGCTTTTCCCGGGCTGATGGCAGGGTCGCCTTCCTCGCCGTCATCCAAGCGCTCGCCCCTGGCACCAGGTAAGCGACGAGGGACGGTTCCAAGGGTGGGGGACCGGACTTCGCTGCCTCACCCAGCCCGCTCACCTTCGTGAACGGGAGGAGCGCCTTGACCGGGGCGTTAGCCACCAGTGGCGCATCCCATGAGCCCTGCACATAGTCTGCCAGTCTCGGCATAGTGGGGCATAAGGGCTTCGAGGCCTTACTGCGTTTTGCATGAGGGCCGACATCCCACAGGTCATCTTCCtccacaggaggagaggccgGCAGGGGAACGCCCATTATTTCGGCTGCCTTCGCGATGACAGACGGGAAGTCTGCCCTACGAGACAGCGcggaggagacgggaggggcGGGAGCCGGCTCTTCGTCATCCTCTGAGGTCGAGGTCAACTCGCGCCCTTTTACCTCAGAGAAGTGCGAGGGGGTTGAACGTAACACGCTTGGGCAGAAAGCCTCCACAGGAGGGTCCCGCCCGGACGCGTGCCCCTCAATAGCCGCCTCGAGGTGGTCCTCAATTTCTGAACTCTCCTCCTcggagaagagagcagagaccACATCTTCGAGGGGCTCCTCCACCTGAAAGAAGTCGTGACGCAGCCGCCTCTCCGAAACGGAGAGACCTGCGCACgacaagcagacaggagagTTCACCAAACCGTCCCTGGCATGCCGAGGTCCCAAGCACACGAAACAGAATTCGTGGTGGTCTCCATCGGCCTCCAAGAAACGGCACCGGCAttgggctcttaaaagagccttgcgCGGGAGCGGTGGAATGGAAACGCTCATTTCAGATATTCTTTAATCTTCAAGCCACTA harbors:
- the LOC136942894 gene encoding histone H3, encoding MARTKQTARKSTGGKAPRKQLATKAARKSAPATGGVKKPHRYRPGTVALREIRRYQKSTELLIRKLPFQRLVREIAQDFKTDLRFQSSAVMALQEASEAYLVGLFEDTNLCAIHAKRVTIMPKDIQLARRIRGERA
- the LOC136942895 gene encoding histone H2A, with product MSGRGKTGGKARAKAKTRSSRAGLQFPVGRVHRLLRKGNYAQRVGAGAPVYLAAVLEYLTAEILELAGNAARDNKKTRIIPRHLQLAVRNDEELNKLLGGVTIAQGGVLPNIQAVLLPKKTEKAVKAK
- the LOC136943306 gene encoding uncharacterized protein translates to MREADKSALLNAPVASEGLFGPAVASASERFSRLEEERKHLLGHMPLQKKPNAAPFSVSSGASQSRRKRACRPVARAAAATQAAPPAAPVPPERAEPSLRLCAPGSGRAVRPLEAHSSDGAQTSLGQGAQPQPLRVDPTLGCAADSVHSGGWGQTRVRPFPVYGSAGLRETRLSCPLKALALRTEIASLLTKGTVIPVPRDQENSGLYSPYFLVPKKNGGMRPILDLRVLNESVAKRPFRMLTIKRLLTCVQRNDFGISIDLKDAYFHVPIKLKHRRFLRFAFEGKKYEYTRLPFGYTLAPRTFSKCVEAALEPLRRRGIRILAYLDNLLVLAQSPDRAIQDATSLVSQLSQLGFAVNWEKSAPWPAQQFTYLGIHLDTVGMRARLSAPRREAISIALRAFRVSRTITALSVMSLLGLMVAAHVVMPLGLLYMRKLQRWFAQLRLDPVRHRRRLLVIPRSIKTDLNHWKDPRVMARGVDMGRVTSLYPVFTDASLTGWGGVCQAGSIGGRWEPSETRHINLLELEVVRLTLCHFALVLKDQDVLVRSDNRVTVAYINRQGGVRSPSLHRLAEEVWTWVFTHLRSLRALHIPGLLNEGADLMSRGGPREDEWRLKPSIVSLIWARFGRAQVDLFASRANTQCLLWFSLRAQDRPPLGVDAFAHRSWPRGLLYAFPPLASILPLLARVRSDGLSVILIAPDRPGAPWFPEMMGMLVGGPWPIPHQTDALSQAGGLVKSPPVIGGPLMAWLLRGNS